The DNA sequence GCGGAATTAGCAAGCTCCGAAGAAACTAAAGCTGACGAATTAGTTTACTCATTGCGCGGGAAAATTTCTACTGAAGATGGTGAACGTGGGTTAGCGCAATTATTACTTGATGTTGAACATTTTGCTCAACTGATTGTTAAGTAGAGGTAATATCATGACGAATATAAAAAGAATTTCTGAAATCGTAGCTGAGCAGTATGCAACTGAATTTTTGAACGATTCTGTGGGCAGTGAACTTTTCTTAGGTAGTGATATTGAACAATTATTATCAGAAAAAGCGTTTGTCGTTTATCAAATCGTGGATGATCCCGAATATTATGGAGCAGCGGTGCATTTTTTTGATAAGCATTTTATTGCAATCAATACGAGTCAAGCGCTGCGCTCGAGGTATTACAGTGCCGCCCACGAATTATGGCACCTTCAGTATGAATCAGGAAAAATCCCGCTTGCGGATATTTCTGAGTTTGACCATGAGCGGGCTGCAGATCATTTTGCGGCCGCTGTAATGCTTCCTAAGCGATCGGTTGAGAAATTAATTCAAAAGCTGGATGAGACAAACGATGTTCTGGTCATCAGAATTGCGGATATTTCTTCCATGCCTTACCAAGCTGTGGTCAGAAGGTTACAAGAGCTAGGAAAAAGATTTCCCCAAGCCATTTCCCAAAGAACCGAAGGTGATTGGATTAGAGTACGCGAAGTACTGGGGATATCACCTAGTGTACTTGATAAGCCAAATCGTTTTGTTCAATTTAGTTCATTGTCAAAAGAAGTAGCCCAATTGTTAAAAGATAAGGATATCACTTTAGAGGTTGCGGCAAACCTTCTGAAGCATACAGATCCCAAACAATCAGAAGCTTACTGGAAGGAAAGGCAAAAGCTGATTGGAGAAATGGATTTTGATGATGAGTAATCGTTCCGATAAAGTGTTCATAGATTCCAATATGATAATCTTTGCCGCCGATTTTCAACAAGCTAACGTGTTTGAGTGGATCAATGAACTATATCAGAATGTCTATATCCATAAAGAGGTTTACAATGAATTGTTATTTCCGTCGGTTAAGAACACTATTGATGGGTTAATTGCGGGCGGAAAGTGGAGCCTGTTTGATCCTAAAAGCGCCACTTCATTGTCGCCGATCGAGCAAGAGATTTATCAGCAGCGTTTAACGGATGTTAAAGATGCTTTTCACCGTATGAATTTGCAAAGAATCGCAGCAGGCAAGCGGCCTAAGACGGTATCGAATTTAGGCGAAATAGCTACCATTGCCGCCTGTTTGATGATAAATG is a window from the uncultured Trichococcus sp. genome containing:
- a CDS encoding ImmA/IrrE family metallo-endopeptidase; its protein translation is MTNIKRISEIVAEQYATEFLNDSVGSELFLGSDIEQLLSEKAFVVYQIVDDPEYYGAAVHFFDKHFIAINTSQALRSRYYSAAHELWHLQYESGKIPLADISEFDHERAADHFAAAVMLPKRSVEKLIQKLDETNDVLVIRIADISSMPYQAVVRRLQELGKRFPQAISQRTEGDWIRVREVLGISPSVLDKPNRFVQFSSLSKEVAQLLKDKDITLEVAANLLKHTDPKQSEAYWKERQKLIGEMDFDDE